The Dioscorea cayenensis subsp. rotundata cultivar TDr96_F1 chromosome 11, TDr96_F1_v2_PseudoChromosome.rev07_lg8_w22 25.fasta, whole genome shotgun sequence genomic interval AGGCGAACCACGATCATTCGGCAAAGCCTTTCCCAGAACATTCAGAACTCTCATCCGATGTAATTCCTTGACTGCCATGGAGGAATGGAACATATTGATCACTCAAAATGATAATTTGTCTTTTAagtataaagaaaacatattgaGAAGAATGAATTGCAGAATTACCTTCCTCCAACAGTAGATGTATTGCTCTTTTCTCCAATTCAACAGCATGCTGGCTTCGACCAACGGCAGATAAAGATCGAAGCACTGATATAACCAAAAGGCGGAGATTATAAATGACAGGGTTTCATTAGGGTTGTTTATGTAAGATAAGAAAATTTTCGATGTAACTTACTTCTAATGTAATCATCCTGGCTAGCCTGATCGCAATTCTTCAAAAACGTTTGAAGTTGAAGAAATCTCTCTTTCCAATAATTTGGACTAGCACAGGGTTGAGGAGACTCGAGCTGAACAGGCATTGTAGTAGTGACCGTTGAATCTTTTGGTTCAGGAAATGCCAAACCAGCCACAGATTTTCCAAGCGTAGCTGGAGGTGAAGTTCCCTGAGATGAGATGGTTGAAGAAGCAACTGGCACCGGAGTGATTGTTTGaaaggatgatgatgagccTTGCAGTTGCTCCCTCAGCAGTTTTGCTTCTTTTGTGCTGCCGTTGCTCGATTTTCTTGGTTCTAGAGAAGCAGAAGCTTCTGTGTTGGCACAAGAATTTGTCTTGCCTGGTTCTGTGTCAAGTTTCCTACGGACATAAACAAGATGTCCATTTGCCCCATTGTTGGCAGGGAGATGGGCACTGGATGGACTAGAGGGATGCTCAGGTTGCTGCCTCTTAGTACCATATACTTTTACAGTATTAGAAACTGCCTGGCTGTCCTTAGATGGTGGTGAGTTGCCCGGTGGCTGAGTCATGATGTTCCTCGCTTCATTTGGCAACTCCCTTAATGCTACTTTCTTTACTGAGATTGGAGTTTGCTTGTCTCCAGTGGGCATGGCACTTCCACTGGAAACTAGTCTGTACTCATTGAACTTGTCAATCATTTGCCGAGCCATTTGAGAAACAGATCACCGAAGAAAATAGCCTGGAAAATGAGAGAATTAATAGGAAGCATCTAACAACCAAATGCTACTGTTGATGCAAACAAAGATATctgaaattatatatacacacagcTTAGAAAAATAGGAacttatgattaaaaaatgtgaATGGAATCAAGAATCAAATCTAAGCATCATGATCAAGACATACTTTCACACAGCTAATTGGTAATGGGTCTAAATCTTCATGCTCCACTTTAGTAAATTCTCTTCAACCATGTCACGACAAGAAATACAAGCAGATTAATGAATTCACATTTATGGTGTAATCCATGCCAAACCATAACAAGGTCATCCGAGCAGACAAACCAGTTTTCAGACCAGTTAAAATTGTTTCCGTGTATTTTGACTATCCAATGTGTATCCTAACTGCTACGAGCAGGTTGtgaagtaacataaatacaatcTCGAACTGTGGCATTATTCCATAATCATATTATTAACGTAAAACCGCTAGAACAATAAACCATTAACCTAGAGTTTGTGTCAAGagctaaaaataattaacacgCAACCAACTGACAGGAAAGTTTCCTTTAATCTTCAATTTAGTGACCAGTGCAAACTAAGAGAGAAAACCTAAAGGAGAGTGAATGggataattcaaataaaaaaccaGACATGTCTAACATCTTATGTTTAAGCATAAAATTCCTCACATAGTAGA includes:
- the LOC120272283 gene encoding uncharacterized protein LOC120272283, which codes for MARQMIDKFNEYRLVSSGSAMPTGDKQTPISVKKVALRELPNEARNIMTQPPGNSPPSKDSQAVSNTVKVYGTKRQQPEHPSSPSSAHLPANNGANGHLVYVRRKLDTEPGKTNSCANTEASASLEPRKSSNGSTKEAKLLREQLQGSSSSFQTITPVPVASSTISSQGTSPPATLGKSVAGLAFPEPKDSTVTTTMPVQLESPQPCASPNYWKERFLQLQTFLKNCDQASQDDYIRMLRSLSAVGRSQHAVELEKRAIHLLLEEVKELHRMRVLNVLGKALPNDRGSPSISATSAVLDFMKADIAFENPKYPWLNHG